In Porites lutea chromosome 7, jaPorLute2.1, whole genome shotgun sequence, a single window of DNA contains:
- the LOC140944002 gene encoding uncharacterized protein, with protein MSMEKYSFHQLHKLFKAEPLENIQKVSEEIGPNAAVKKDTGRWSLLHIASTTDRSDVTQHLITMGSDVNVLDKDGKSPLYYCQSQEVAKLLIDAGAEVNHPSILGKTPVHYACISNATPEVLKLLLKSGALVNAQDRFGDTPFLNACGMAYGCIDEEEFALNLPKINILIDHGVDVNHTNAKGENGLHICCQYRSQEIVEILLKCGVAVNALNKKHQTPLFMACCGAVSAREGKEAILTTLTALLEHGADPLIPDEQGLTPLHVLMLRQGNYASESDIASFADVLVKHGASLNVRDNMLRSPVHYASYAAAHQKWLTVLQELMPLGADINLQDAEGFTPVHVTATRDRSRLTTFQCPWDCIEGNDTVKQAINWNCARKNGVTLAHIVLAHKGLKLGGCEVPWDINAQDEFMSTPMHYAEFTNTSAPCYLWVSGTVADVTLANCLGESVIDCAVTTLNQEMIDQLKAYGGSHPTVKKERRVPSSSCELCAQFSRQGEGPFYKPFEKKEEPVSVDVKEVQINPPINVEEYVEHVLHTPRRGKVSLQSDEVAQICQETENLIGKILDKVAHYDPRFRSIMIVSGSVRERTKAGLPDEFDFMCKLQTFSSSCRVIEDGTCSPGFVRLAKSADACESVNEFFDNDGYLVPYLVRSKFQQIVRQVMFDSKLWQNCRICSNFVLPSSDTSIAAPKPSIIIELCWNGPVYKNMIYSVDVVPVIDVGASLWPKDAISYSRLLENVEKQCLFTMAIPRFERGIFGNEVRISFSLVESQIFDNIPENLKDAYIVAKAIREVCPALVDEEQIFHDEKYHYASSLFPSYWLKTALFHELDKHGLDERHNLKVWVQRIYERIRQYVCKDEEFPSFFMPRQDFVASRLKGSDQSRADAAKLERELTARKKICEIIHRLLSSGDRATVCVS; from the coding sequence ATGAGCATGGAAAAATACTCTTTTCACCAGTTACACAAACTTTTCAAAGCTGAACCACTGGAGAATATACAGAAGGTTTCTGAAGAGATTGGACCAAACGCCGCTGTCAAGAAAGATACAGGTAGATGGTCCTTACTTCACATCGCATCAACCACAGATAGATCAGATGTAACACAACACCTTATTACCATGGGAAGTGATGTGAATGTTCTTGACAAAGATGGTAAGTCTCCTTTGTATTACTGCCAGTCTCAAGAGGTCGCCAAGTTGTTGATCGATGCTGGCGCTGAGGTGAATCATCCAAGCATTTTGGGTAAGACACCTGTACACTATGCATGCATATCAAACGCTACTCCTGAGGTGCTTAAACTCCTACTGAAGTCTGGAGCGCTGGTAAATGCTCAAGACAGGTTTGGTGACACCCCCTTTTTGAATGCTTGTGGCATGGCTTATGGATGTATCGACGAAGAAGAGTTTGCACTGAACCTGCCAAAGATAAACATTCTGATTGATCACGGAGTTGATGTCAACCACACGAATGCAAAAGGGGAAAACGGATTGCATATTTGCTGCCAATATCGCAGTCAAGAAATAGTGGAAATACTGCTGAAATGTGGTGTAGCGGTCAACGCCCTGAACAAAAAGCACCAGACACCCTTGTTCATGGCTTGTTGCGGCGCTGTTTCTGCACGTGAAGGAAAGGAAGCTATCTTGACTACCCTGACAGCCTTGCTGGAGCATGGGGCAGATCCCTTGATACCAGATGAACAAGGACTGACACCACTTCACGTGTTGATGCTACGTCAAGGCAATTACGCATCAGAATCTGATATTGCATCATTTGCTGATGTCTTAGTTAAACATGGAGCTAGCCTGAATGTCAGAGATAACATGCTACGCTCTCCTGTACATTATGCAAGTTACGCAGCTGCCCATCAGAAATGGCTAACAGTATTACAGGAGTTGATGCCACTTGGGGCAGACATCAATTTGCAGGATGCGGAAGGCTTTACCCCTGTTCATGTCACTGCAACACGCGATCGCAGTCGCCTGACGACATTTCAGTGTCCTTGGGACTGCATAGAAGGTAACGACACTGTCAAACAAGCCATCAACTGGAATTGTGCTCGAAAAAATGGAGTGACGTTGGCTCACATTGTTTTAGCTCACAAAGGGCTTAAGCTTGGAGGGTGTGAAGTTCCATGGGACATAAATGCACAAGACGAGTTCATGTCAACACCAATGCACTATGCGGAATTTACAAATACCAGTGCACCCTGTTATTTGTGGGTGTCAGGCACTGTAGCTGACGTCACGTTAGCAAACTGTTTAGGGGAAAGTGTCATTGATTGTGCAGTGACAACGCTTAACCAAGAAATGATCGATCAACTCAAAGCGTACGGAGGGAGCCAtccaacagtgaaaaaagagaGAAGGGTGCCAAGCAGTTCCTGCGAACTTTGTGCTCAGTTTTCACGCCAAGGTGAAGGCCCCTTTTATAAGCCATTTGAAAAGAAGGAAGAGCCAGTTTCAGTGGATGTGAAGGAAGTTCAAATAAACCCACCAATAAACGTGGAGGAATACGTGGAACATGTTTTGCACACACCGAGGAGAGGAAAAGTATCACTTCAAAGTGACGAAGTGGCCCAAATTTGCCAGGAAACGGAAAACCTTATAGGGAAAATTCTTGATAAAGTAGCCCACTATGATCCTCGTTTCCGGTCGATAATGATCGTATCAGGGAGTGTTCGTGAGAGAACCAAGGCCGGACTACCTGATGAGTTTGATTTCATGTGTAAGCTTCAAACGTTCAGCTCTAGTTGCAGAGTAATCGAAGACGGTACATGTTCACCCGGTTTTGTACGTTTGGCGAAGAGTGCTGATGCCTGTGAGAGCGTAAATGAATTCTTTGATAATGATGGATATCTGGTGCCCTATTTGGTCAGGTCTAAGTTCCAGCAAATCGTGAGGCAGGTCATGTTTGATTCCAAGTTGTGGCAAAATTGCCGAATCTGCTCCAATTTCGTCCTTCCCAGCTCAGACACGAGTATTGCCGCTCCTAAGCCGTCAATAATCATCGAGCTCTGTTGGAATGGCCCAGTCTACAAGAACATGATATACTCAGTCGATGTTGTGCCAGTCATAGATGTCGGGGCTTCGTTATGGCCAAAAGATGCAATCTCGTATAGCCGTCTTCTGGAAAACGTTGAAAAACAGTGCCTCTTCACAATGGCCATTCCAAGGTTTGAACGTGGTATTTTTGGGAATGAAGTGAGAATATCCTTCTCTCTTGTCGAGAGTCAAATCTTCGACAACATTCCTGAAAACCTCAAGGATGCCTATATTGTTGCTAAAGCCATTCGTGAAGTATGCCCAGCATTGGTGGATGAAGAGCAAATTTTCCACGATGAGAAATATCATTATGCCTCCTCTTTATTTCCCTCTTATTGGCTAAAAACGGCTTTGTTTCACGAACTAGACAAACACGGTCTGGACGAGAGGCACAACTTAAAAGTATGGGTGCAACGAATCTACGAGAGAATACGTCAATATGTGTGCAAGGATGAAGAATTCCCATCGTTTTTCATGCCTCGGCAAGACTTCGTTGCCTCTAGATTGAAGGGAAGCGATCAGAGCCGGGCGGATGCTGCAAAGCTGGAAAGAGAGTTAACGGCCCGTAAGAAAATATGTGAAATCATTCATCGGTTATTATCAAGTGGCGATCGGGCGACCGTGTGCGTCTCTTAG